From the Vanacampus margaritifer isolate UIUO_Vmar chromosome 14, RoL_Vmar_1.0, whole genome shotgun sequence genome, the window TGGCAAACGGAGGGAATAATcgtatttcaaaaataaataataaagagcGCGTAGAGCCAACCCTTTCACATTCGTGGAGTTGTTTGGAGTTTTTAATGGTCGCAATAGTGTTTGATTTCATGTTCAGAAAtacaaatacatgtttttttgatCAGTATAGCTATCATTATttgatcaaattaattatataaaccttttttggggggtcagaATCGTCAATGAAGGCAAGCATGTTtgaagcaaaagaaaagatgtggttcaatacaaacaaaaataaaatgattaaaaaatatatttccataaATTGTTAGGGAATGGTCAATTCCAAAATCAATGCAAAACATATTGTTGGGTTAATTTTTTCAGAAGTAAGCTAGCGACTCACCTGATTAAAACTCGTTGCCTATAAAATAGTCTACTATgaattttaattataattatatatattataattgattacattttgatgtatcttaaaatacaaacacaatacACTACTTAGGTAAAGATGTCATAGTTTGTTTGGGTGTACCATTTGGAACAATGTACATTCAAATGAAGAACATTATGGAGgctattttccccccaaacatTCTTTCATTCTCTCTAGtacataaaatgaaagaaaatggaaatgaaaattcGGAACATAAAACAGGCGTGTGACCCGCCTCCTTCCTCGACCCGCTAACAGGTAAAGTTGAAATAAAACccaatttgggggggggggggttagacacctttctttaaattaattcctGCTTGAAGGTGGCTTGAGCGTGTCAAATTGGTGTTTAGGTTCTACATTTTTTCAATACGAAGGCAAACAAGTTATCGGAAGTCGCGTCCTTTGTTTGCCTTTTGTCACGGCCGCGCGCTCACGTGAACGCGCTCGCGTGCAGGTGTGCTCTACACCTCAACCTAGCTTGTGACGGGAGTCCTCAAACTCAAATGTCTTGTTGACTCAGTAGGTTTACAAATACGACagccgagttttttttttgtattctcaGAGAGAGAATAATAAACTCGTATCTGGCTTCCCTGTCTGGTGTAACAGGTGGCATTTAGACGGCTATATTTGCTAGTTTCAGCAACGACAAAGGCAGGATTCGGTGATTATGGCACATGCAGCCAGAGGCATGGAGGAGTTTTTCAAAACGGTTAGTTGcagctattttttgttttatttgtcttttgtcaCGTCAGCTGCCTTGACAATTGTGTGTGGACAGGTAGGAGAGCTGAGGAGCCTCATACAAAAGATGCGCTGTCAAATGGACGAAGTGGAGAGAAAACAAAGTGCCCATCTTGCTTCCTCGAACCCAGATAAAAGTAAGTGATATGACGTTATTGTGTGTCTGTTTTCCCTCAAGTTGATGCTCCATCTCAATGACTCAAAAGCCGTAAAGACTTGTTGAATGATGCCTACTGAAGTTAATAGCTTGTGTGTTTGTTGAAATAAAATAGACATTTTGTGAACGCTTGTTTGGGGTCAGTTGTTGAGAGTGCTATAGTTGTAACGCAAACCCAAATCCTAAGCATATAGCTACTTGAAGTATCATTTCCACTCACTGTGCTCTCATCATGGGTGCACTCTTAGGATGCAGAGAAGAGCTGGAGCTGCTTAACAACAAAATCAAGACTGATGCGAACTTGTTCCGAGCCAAGTTAAAGAGTAGGTGCCATTTTGCTTTAAGTTGCACAAGTCAATTTCAGTATAATGTGCATGGTACAGTTTTGTAAATACTTTGCCTGCCTAATTTCTGTATAGAAATAATTTTGTTGATGTATTCTCTTAGGATGgtaaattttgtattttcatttgctgtaagcgataattttaataactaagaaaaatcactttttaaaatacatgatTTATTCCATGCCGATATAGTTcatctttaaaatgagtttCCCCTTTTGAATTTTActagaaaaataaattacaacatTCTAACGTCTTGAGATGCACCTGTAGATTACTGATGCCCGGGAGCTGCTGATTACACAATTTTAACCCTAAGAGTTCACATTATTAGTAAGTATACTAGTTGCGTCATGGTCTTACATAATACTGCAATTGGGCTGTTTTGTGTTTACAACCGTGACCAATGTTGCGTTGCACTTCCTCATATTCTTGGTTCCAATTTTAAATgagcaaatatttgttttgcaaaTAGTGTAGGCGAGACAAGGAAAACGAGTCTTTTAACAGTTGGTCTCACTGAAAGTAACCAAACATTTCTACTTAACCATCTCAACGTTAtgaatttttcaaattaaaatgaaaggtACAATATGAATGTGTTTCTCTAGCATTGCAGGATGGTTTCCCAGCAGACTGCAGTGGCAATGGTACCTCCGTGATGCAACGTATTAACAACAATCAGGTTCTGGAGccgctatttatttatttatttattacacgcCTGGTgcacattttacaaaataacgAGTATCAACTTCTTTTTAACTGCTGTTGTTCCTTATGCCAGCACGCACACCTGACTCGGTGCTTTGCTGAGATCACGACGAGTCACCACAACAAACAAGTGGCCTTCAGAGAGAAATGCAAAGCCCATATTCAGAGGCAGCTGCAGATTGGTGAGTCTGGGACATTCCCCCGTTCTCCTTTAGTAGTCCACCCATGCAGATTTGTGTAAAAAGCACGGATTAGTCGGGGTTTTTAAAACTACAACTGCATCCAGCTATTGTTCAAAACGCCATGAGGACAACAGCGTCATGGTCTTAATgctttaaattaacttttttttttttatgttggaggGAGCCTAATCTCCGTTATTCATTGAAAATCTTACTAATTCGCTATTTCGGCCAAAAACATTTGGGATCTTGGTACCAAGAAACTATGCTGAAGTCAGGGAAGAAGCttcatttacagtatacagGCCACAGGCCTTGTTTACTACAGgtatgctttgctgccatcttgtggcatttctaggcattttttttttttcttcaaaactgTTTTTGTCATTGTATCTATTATTTCCTCCAGCCACTCTCATGGAAGTTGTATTTGCAGTAAAGCACAGTTTAAACAATCATGAATGTCATGTATTTAATGTGTTCTGCCTTCCACTCAGTGGACAAGTTGACCACAGATGAGGAGTTGGAAGAGATGCTGAACTGCCACAATGTGACCGTCTTCATATCTGATGTCAGTTGGCTGTTAACTACACATACACAGTAtctgaaatattttcttttttcattttcggtttgcTAAAATCTTAAATCGATATGTTTAGAGTAGTAAAAGGTAAAACGTTTCACTCTTCTTGCTTCCCAGATTGTTGACTCTGGAGCTAGTATTTCCAGCAAGGCACTGAGTGAGATCAAGTCCCGTCACGAGGACATAATTCGCCTGGAGGCAACCATCAGAGAACTGCACGAGATCTTGGCCGACACCGCCATGCTCCTGGAGAATCAGGtgggatggatatatatatatatatatatatatatatatatatatatatatagatatattttttatttttatttatttattattattatttttttactacagtatctcagttaaataataataattacgattatcattattataatgaCGTTCAAAGTGAAACCATTTCTTTCTCCTTCCACCAGGGGGAGTTGGTGAACAGCATAGAAAAGAATGTGGCAAGTGCTGCAGAGTATGTGGAAGAGTCTAAACAGGAGACCCACAAAGCAGTGACATACAAGAAGAACCCTTACAAGATAGTGTCTCTGCCGAGAATCTTCAAGTCCTTCAGGAGGAAAACCTAAGCCAAAACAGTCACAGGTCCAAACACCCCAGACCAAGACCACAATAATGACAGAAATAATGCTCTGGTAATAGCAGTCAAATTGAAAGGCACatgaatccaatttttttttttaaataataatacaaaagacttattttacatttcaagaaaGAGCTGTTGAAGACCTTAGGCCTCCACATAGgtcaaattttaaaaaggatCGGGATACTGCAAACTGCAAGAATCAACCTGGTGTTCTGTGTTATCACTGACTGTCCAGTAGGTGGCGTCAGAACCCTAGCActgtgatgtgatgtgatgtcaCTTCACCTTCCCCGAGCTGTATTGCAGTGCATTTAAGCACTTCTACCATTCACttagtacagtatatatgaCTCACTAGATTTTCGGTTTTATATTTCCTCTGCTGTCAACCGTCATGatgaaataaatgtcattttattgtgGGGGAAACAATAAAACACTTAACGGACTGCTTCTGAGTGTGAAGTTGCCTTAAACGTTCTCCTCATAATGCAGGAGATTGAATCCTATCAGGATTATTTAAATACTAGTTCTTTCGCAATGTACAGTTACTGTCCACGTATGAACTTTTCTGCTTCCGCTCTTTGATGTAATACAAGCAGTGCAGTAATTCAGTTTCATGGCTTGTCCCTGCATTATGGGAACGCTGCCATGTTGAACCCAATGACTCCTCCCTCTCCTCATCTCAAAGTGTCCGGGATAAGATTTCACAGCACCCTCTGCGCACATATCTGAATGGGAAGCAAATGAAGCCAAATGTGAGGACGACTATGTAATTTGATGATTATAAAGTGGAAAGAGACATCTAATAATATTGGATTTCCAAAAGGAAACaagcacaagttttttttttactgtataaaaCAATGGTTTCTTTATTGGTGGTGGGACCCACAGGAAGTGGGTTTGTCCACAACTTAAAACAACTGAGGGATGTGCACATGTTaagctgtgtgtgtatattgtgGGCCTGTTTGTCTGCTTGAGTTAACAGGTCGTTCTTTGGAACAAAACAGGAGACGATCAAGCCCCAAAGTGTCCCCATGTTGGAATGGCCTACAAGGAAGGTTGGATGTTTGGATGGGGAGGTAAGGACAGTCTTGTTTTGTCTGCCACTCAGCAAGAGCTCACTTCTTCACTTTGCCCTGGGCAGCCACGGCCTCCATGGCCTTCCTCACGGTCTCCTCATCGCCCAGGAAGGACATGGGCTTCACGGGCTTCAGGTTCGCATCCAACTCGTACACGATAGGGATTCCCGTGGGCAGGTTCAGCTCCATGATGGCGGCGTCAGACATGCCTGAGAACGCATAGCGGATAAAGTGAGTGTCATCAAGATATTTGTTGTGAGCAGCAATTTCtattaaaaaggaaaaggagAATCTGTCAGAAATGAATAGTCAAACAAAAAATCTACAGTATTATCAAAGCAGTGCCAAGATGCCCCCTAGTGGTTGTGTGatcattgctttaaaaaaaaattttttttttaatactatcaTTTGATCTTAATATTATTGAGTATTTGGACTAACTCATCCATTTTGGTTTTTACTGTTTGAGCTCATTGTATTAAAACTAGTGAtgtggaaaatgaagcttcatgaagttgattaaatttccactgtatctttaaaccaagagtgccatctagaggagtcaaaaaatatcacaagtggttcgtgaagcttcattttcccattacTAAATAAAACtgagtagaaaaaaatgaactaTAAATGGAAGAACAACATCATTGGTGTTCTTTTACAGCTTGGTAATATACTTATACATTTTAGGTTATGTGAAATTCAAAGTGAGATTTTTcttggtaattaattttttggacaaccttttttaaaattgtgtgaatagtatttttttttttttaccagattcctttactaacaaaaaaacacaaaacattacgTAATGCaaggttagattttttttttaatgaaatttttGGATGGCAACATGGTGgtctagtggttagcatgtctgcctcatagttgagaggttctgggtttgaatctcatctCAGGCAAGCAggagtttgcattttctctCTGTgcttgtatgtgtgagtgtgtgtgtttttacggCTTTCACATCCATGTTTGGTTCTCTAAAttgcccataggtgtgaatTTGAGTTTAAATAGCTTTTTATATGTCCTGCAATGGGCTTGCAACAgttccagggtgtaccccgccacTTACCCAGAGCCAGCTCggacaggctccagctcacctatgACCCTAATGTGGACAATTGCAAAATGGCTGGATGTCAACTTTTACTAGTTATAATACTAAATTTGGATGGAAAACTTATATAAGTGTTGTCAGTGCACCCTAAACGGTATTTACTAGGAAGACAAAGTTAGACTTTTGGGGTATTTTATGGTAGTTTGTACCTTGAGGAACACACTGTAAATGACGTCCTGTCCTTTATTTTTGACTGTCTTaagtgacatttaaaattgcCCTTATAGCTTTCTGCATGTGTAAGTCTGTCCAACCACTCCTCGTAACCTTTCTAGATAAAGGTCACGACTGTAATAGGAACCAGGATCATGACCTGCTCTCTTGTCCCTGAGCCCATAGCTGCTATTTATAGACActgtaattttgtgtgtgtgtgtgtctggctgtctttgtgtgttcttgtgtgctttGCTCAAATTGCTTATCCATCTACACATAAACGTTCACTTTTTGTGCTGACCTTCAAGGTGCTTGACGATTCCACGCAGGCTGTTGCCGTGGGCTGCGATGATAACATTTTTCCCGGCTTTGATTTCAGGCACGATGACGTCGTTCCAGAAAGGGAGCGCACGGGCGATGGTGTCCTTCAGCGACTCGCATGTCGGCAGCTCACCGGGCTTCAGGTTCTTGTAGCGTCTGGACTGGTAGTCGATTAAACAATTTAGCACCAATTTAAGCAAACACCTCATTTTATACTTTAATTTGTGTTAGTTCACCTCACTGATGACGGAGTGGTAAGGGTGGTCCTTGTCCATGGGTGGAGGTGGGATATCAAAGGAACGGCGCCAGATCTTCACCTGCTCCTCGCCGTGCTTGGCGGCCGTCTCGGCCTTGTTGAGACCAGTGAGGCCGCCGTAGTGGCGCTCGTTGAGGCGCCACGTACGGATCACGGGCAGCCACATCTGGTCCGTGCCCTCCATGATGGTCCACAGGGTCTTGACGGCACGTTTGAGCACAGAGGTGTAGCAGATGTCGAATTTCATGCCCGCGTCTTTGATGGCCTTGGCTCCGCGCGTAGCCTCCTCCACGCCCTTCTCGCTGAGGTCGGCGTCGAACCAGCCGCAGAAGCGGTTCTCCTGGTTCCAGGCGCTCTCCCCGTGGCGGACGATCACCAGGCGATGAACAGCGGCCATGTTTGGAGCGATTTATGTGACCCTCAGTTCTTCTAAGTTGTGCACACACTCTGGCTGACCCAAAGTGAGGCCCGCTTGACAATCCACTTTCTTTTTATAGCAGCATGAGGGCAGGCACCATGTGACTGGCAAACCCCCTTCATGTTCCACCTGTAAGAGACCTTCCTACCGCGACGGACACGCACACTCGAACCAATAGTAGCGGATGCCTGAATATGCTGCCTGCGAAGGTCAAAGGTTAGCTATTGAGCCAAAATAGCAACATGACTTTTAAAGGGAGATCTGTTGAACAAAAGTGTAAAGATCATGAGTTGGCCTCAGATAGTTCAACTTCAAGTGAAAAGTGACTCAGACTACTACGATTTTATTCAACTCTGAGCCCCCACTGTTGAGAGTCTGCTAAATTACAGCATAAGGTTTCAGCCTGCAGGTAGTGTATAATTATGGTGAATTTATGAATGAGaatcaatacaataaaatttgtGCAACAAGTAGGCTACATACAAGCATGTAGTGACGCAGAATGTTGCAGAAACGTGCCAGTTATAACTAAATATAAAATGCTGCAGTTCAAGAGCTTTAGCAAATATGACACTCTTAGAGAAGTCATTCAACAATATTTCACAGTAGGCTATTGTAGTTTGCAGCGGTGTACAAATGTACTGTGTTACACTGAAAGGTGTTCCTAATATTTAGGTCGCCTCATTTAGTTATAATGGAGAGCACATATTTATGATGCAGTGCAGCTCTACACCATTGTAATGTCGTTCTATTTGTAGACGTTCCATCGTTTTGTTTGCAGCCGATtgtctgccacctagtggtcaaACGTGATGTCATTAGTTTTGCATCAATGCTAAATATACAGCAATTTCTCAATTgtaatttgcatatttacaaTCACTTATCGTCAGTCAATGACGGACTCCAAAGCACATACTttcacattattaaaaaaaaaaaaatcggtaatgatgttcaaatatatatataggtgtacCCTGTACTGTATGCCTTTTCAGTTATTGatgacatttttatgaattgAAGTTCCAATTGCAGTATTGTTGTCCCAGCCGCAGTCAGTAAACAGAGACTGTCCccttcccccacccccactgGGACGAAGAAGAGGTGGTGAAGGACAAACAGACAAGATGGCAAAAGATGAGGCAGGAATGAAGAGAAGTCAAAAAAGGTGAGGGTTTAGTGTACTTTCTAGTGTTTTGCaataaaactaataatttaTGTGATTTTGACCACGGTAAGGCCAAACAAACTAAAGAAGGTTGTATCAAAAGATTTATACAGTAGCCTTAACAAGCACATTAGgcaagacaaaaatacaaataaatgatgaGAACGAAAAAATGGTCCATAAAGCTGTTCATGACTCATACCAGGGTGGGTGAGTGCCGTTTCCCAAATATTTTTCGTCTGAAAACGATATTTTCAAAGTGTGGTACGTGAGCTCCCTCTACAGTTCAGTTTTatttaacatgtaagctcaacATATTGGCATTTAATTTTCATGAACTGTCCACTATTAAATGTTTGTAACATGCTGACAAACTGTACGAAAAAAGACAGGAAAAGATGGCGTTTAACTTCATGATGGCGTTTATTGAGCAAATGCTGCTGGGAAATTGTTGGTGATGAGTAAGGTCACGGGACTGCAAACAGTAGCACCTCATATATTTTCTGTATTTCAATTCAAGTCAGGTTCCTATGCATATATAAGAATGCAAGACCCTTAGCACTAGTACAgtatttctttgtatttgcgcTCGGGTAAACATAACGTATTCAAAAGCATGTTTAAGGCGAGGACTTTCTCTGGGTTCGTTGGGAACTGCGTATGGTCGTTTGATCGTCCTGTTGTCATTCGCTGCGGCAGGTTGTTGTAGTTTCTTTTTGGCTGAGTTGCTATGTTCACATGTCAGGTATAAGGCTACTTCAGCACAGCATGTGTGCAGAGGACCCCCGCCCACCCCCCAACCCACCAGCGGTGGCAACTctatgtccagaaagtaaaacactgccacattttggctttaggtgctagctagctagctagctagctcccatggtgcttgtttacctgctagcgagctagctagctaacatcaatAGCAAAAGCCAAGCTATGGCAGGGTTtatactttctggacatggatttgccACCCACGTCATCCTCTCAAGCTACAAAATAATCATATCCCATATAGTGAATCCTTTAACATACAGTATCTTCTCTCTTTGCCGTACATACATCGGAGAGGAAAGTGCCCTCCTCCCCAGCCCCTGAGCTATAGCAtgcaaagcccccccccccaaaacaacaaacccatCAGTTGAACTGCGGCaagaacaggaaaaaaaggtcaaatgtcTCGATGGCTCGCCCCTCACTGCGTCTGCAAACATGCATTTCTAACATTGGTAGCGTTTGGCTTCTCTCTAAGGTTTGTATGTTGTATGTCGCTCTAGCTGTATGGTGTTTCTCTTATGTTAGTTCTGCTTGATTGCTTATCGTCACGCCGACCACGTTGAGCCCGCCTCCTCAGTCGGCCTCCGTCACCTGCTTGATGGACTGGCTGGAGTGCGTCTCCGTCTTGACGGTGGAGACCATCTTCTCCTGCAGCACCTCCTCAACCTCCTTCACCGTCTCGGTGACCGTGACAGACTTGGTGACCTGCTGCATGCCGTCCTCCCCCGTGGTGATGGTCTCGACAGTTTTGGTGATCACCACCTTCTGGCTGCCGTCGTCCTTGACGGGGCTTTCGTCCACGCCGTTGATGATCACGTCGTTGCCCTCGCCCCGCTTCTTCTCCTCTTCCTTCGGGCTGCTCTTGTCCACGTCACCGTTCATGGCGGCGTCCTTTGTCTTCTTGTCGTCTGCGGAGTCACTCTTTTTGTCTTCGGCAGGCTTGGGTGTGTCAAGTTTCAACGATTCTGTTTTTGGTGAGTCTGGTTTTGTGGATTCAGATTTAGGGGACTCTGCTTTTGGGGAACTAGCCTTCGGTGAGTCTTCCTTGGGGGATCCAGGCTTGGGAGATTCTGATTTAGGGGACTCTGCTTTTGGGGAGCCAGCCTTCGGCGAGCTTTCTTTGGGGGATGCAGGTTTGGGAAATTCTGATTTAGGGGACTCTGCTTTTGGGGAGCCAGCCTTCGGCGAGCTTTCTTTGGGAGATGCAGGTTTGGGAGATTCTGATTTAGGGGACTCTGCTTTTGGGGAGCCAGCCTTTGTTGAGTCTTCATTAGGCGATGCAGGCTTGGGAGCTTCAGATTTAGGGGACTCTGCTTTTGGGGGAGTAGTTTTGGTTAAGTCTTCCTTGGTGGGTGCAGGCTTGGCAGATTCAGATTTAGGGGATTCTGCTTTAGGTGATTCTGACTTGGGGGAAACAGCTTTTGGGGATTCTGTTTTGGGGGAACCAGCTATTGGGGATTCTGTTTTAGGGGAACCTGCTTTTGGGGATTCCGTCTTGGGGGAGCCTGCTTTTGGGGATTCAGACTTTGGGGAACCTGCTTTTGGGGATTCAGACTTTGGAGAACCTGCTTTTGGGGATTCAGACTTTGGAGAACCTGCTTTTGGGGATTCAGACTTTGGAGAACCTGCTTTTGGGGATTCAGACTTTGGAGAACCTGCTTTTGGGGATTCAGACTTTGGAGAACCCGCTTTTGGAGATTCAGACTTTGGGGAACCCGCTTTTGGGGATTCTGACTTTGGAGAACCTGCTTTTGGGGATTCAGACTTTGGGGAACCCGCTTTTGGGGATTCAGACTTTGGGGAACCTGCTTTTGGGGATTCAGTTTTGAGAGAAACTGGTTTTGTGAGTTCTGTTTTGAcactttcttcctttttggctTCAGGTTTCGCTGTTTCTGTTTTCTGAACTTCGAGTTTGGCTACAATTGTTTCTGCCACAATGTCTTCAACCATTACCTTCTCATCCTCTTTTTTCCCTTCGTCTGCATCAGCATTTTCTTCCTCgtcatcttcatcttcttcgGCATCAGCTTCCTCTTCTCCCCCGCTGgcctcttcttctccttcttcttcctctccaGCCTTCACTTTCTCCGGAATGGCTTTGGACTCCTGAGATTTGGAGCACAGGACAGTCTCCTCGActacctcttcctcctcatcgcCTGCCTCCTCATCTCCTTTGCTGccctcatcctcatcttcattCTGCTCCTCAtcaccttcctcctcctcttcttcctcatcctcaCCCTCTTCAtcgtccccctcctcctctgGTGCTTTCGAAGTAACTTTCGCATCAGTTGCAGCTACGATTTCCTCTTCCTCCACCTCAGCGTCCTCTTCGTCCTCTTCGCCTCCACTGCCTTCGAGCGTGGCCGAGAGCTCCTGGGCTATCTGATCCAGGGCGTCCTCCATGTCGGCCTTGTCATCCTCCACCCTGGTCTCCTCGATGATCTCCTCGACAAATTTATGTTGCACTTTCATCCTGGGAGGTTCTGATTTAGAAATGGAGATCCTGGCGGATGAAACAGCTGGACGATGGGAGAATGTGCTGAAGTGGGTCTCCTCACCCTCCAGGAGTTTCCTGGTGGGATAATGAATGAGTCCATTACATGGATGGATCATTTGTCTGAATGTTTGTGTTTATAATCTATAGACTAACTAGACTTTTTCCACATGTGGTTGACAATTGTGCTGACATATACAGTATGAGTGAGCATTATGTTGATGGTGAAATTGAACAGAAAAGCTTCATGTGGCATTTTTGCCTTTCTCTGAAATACTTAATTCACAGTTCTGACTCtcaaaatcaaattatttttacctaaatattattattgaataTATTACCGGGTTATTTTTCTAACTTAATCGCACTTTGCAACAATTGTTTATTATAACAACAATATTCCTCTTTATTAAACCTACGgtccgggggccatttgtggcccacagGATGATATTTTACGGCCCGCTAcatgacatcaaagtttaatGCTAGTGCAGCCCACACTTTTTTACCCTGCCGTTGTTTTTATAATCACTTATGGGCTACCATAGCTCAGGCTTGTGACAACAAAAACTATCACTAGCCAAAACCTAATTCTGAATGACACCAAGTGGAAAGAAATGTTGTCACTCAGTCCACCTTacatcttttttcaaaatctggtGTGAAGAAAAAGGTTGGCGATGTAAACAGCCAATTTGAAGAgaggatagattttttttaaaattcattattattattatttttgagacATGTCTTGAATACACAGAGAAAATTGCGGTGCTCAAGAGATCAGATGTCATTACTGAGCTAGTTGTTTCACCTGTATGCGGCAATCTCAATGTCCAATGCCATCTTGACATTGAGCAGGTCCTGGTACTCGCGTAAATGACGCGCCATCTCCCATTTGGTGTTCTTGAGCTCATTGTCCAGCTGGTGGATCGTTTCctggaaaacacacatttgattcAGTGGAATATTACTAGCTTCTCTTTCAGGATTAGAAAGCGAATGGTAGAGCATCACTTTTCCTCTGTTTTAGCCCTTTAGTCCTGCATTCCACACTTTAAAATATTCTGACGCAGATATTTAAATACTCCCAATGACTCCTCATTTCTATGCACCCCGCCCTGGAGGAGCGGTGCTGTAATGCAAGGACGTGGCCAGTGAGGGCATCCCGCCATGATTCTTACTCAGCAAAAATGTGCAGAGAGAGGAAAGAGAGATTTATGATGCTGCAGTCCTTCGTGCTAACTCTTTCACGAGACTTTGAATTGAGAAAGTTGCTGCTGGTGACTagtaaagaaa encodes:
- the LOC144033983 gene encoding syntaxin-2-like — encoded protein: MAHAARGMEEFFKTVGELRSLIQKMRCQMDEVERKQSAHLASSNPDKRCREELELLNNKIKTDANLFRAKLKTLQDGFPADCSGNGTSVMQRINNNQHAHLTRCFAEITTSHHNKQVAFREKCKAHIQRQLQIVDKLTTDEELEEMLNCHNVTVFISDIVDSGASISSKALSEIKSRHEDIIRLEATIRELHEILADTAMLLENQGELVNSIEKNVASAAEYVEESKQETHKAVTYKKNPYKIVSLPRIFKSFRRKT
- the pgam2 gene encoding phosphoglycerate mutase 2; translation: MAAVHRLVIVRHGESAWNQENRFCGWFDADLSEKGVEEATRGAKAIKDAGMKFDICYTSVLKRAVKTLWTIMEGTDQMWLPVIRTWRLNERHYGGLTGLNKAETAAKHGEEQVKIWRRSFDIPPPPMDKDHPYHSVISESRRYKNLKPGELPTCESLKDTIARALPFWNDVIVPEIKAGKNVIIAAHGNSLRGIVKHLEGMSDAAIMELNLPTGIPIVYELDANLKPVKPMSFLGDEETVRKAMEAVAAQGKVKK
- the nefma gene encoding neurofilament, medium polypeptide a, translating into MDAIGSPFRRVMDGRTSNYSYSRSAGGPSTGGFRSQTWSRAAPASSVSASYKRSSNKPRVDTFEQSQSSLLSADSSRRSNEKEQLQGLNDRFAVYIDKVHFLEQQNKQIEDEIQALRNQQVSRSQLGDLFDQELQELRSTLEQIHRDKAQVQIDSDHLEDDIQRLRDRLDEEARIREDTEAIIRVLKKDTGDSDMLKSELEKKVQSLQDEIAFIRNNHEEEVSELLGHIQASQVTVERRDPQRADITEALREIRSELEGHSDKNLQQVESWFMCHYAKLNDASEQNKDAIKSARDEISDYRRQLQSKTVELESVRGTRDSLERQLGDIEDRHGSDLASLQETIHQLDNELKNTKWEMARHLREYQDLLNVKMALDIEIAAYRKLLEGEETHFSTFSHRPAVSSARISISKSEPPRMKVQHKFVEEIIEETRVEDDKADMEDALDQIAQELSATLEGSGGEEDEEDAEVEEEEIVAATDAKVTSKAPEEEGDDEEGEDEEEEEEEGDEEQNEDEDEGSKGDEEAGDEEEEVVEETVLCSKSQESKAIPEKVKAGEEEEGEEEASGGEEEADAEEDEDDEEENADADEGKKEDEKVMVEDIVAETIVAKLEVQKTETAKPEAKKEESVKTELTKPVSLKTESPKAGSPKSESPKAGSPKSESPKAGSPKSESPKAGSPKSESPKAGSPKSESPKAGSPKSESPKAGSPKSESPKAGSPKSESPKAGSPKSESPKAGSPKSESPKAGSPKTESPKAGSPKTESPIAGSPKTESPKAVSPKSESPKAESPKSESAKPAPTKEDLTKTTPPKAESPKSEAPKPASPNEDSTKAGSPKAESPKSESPKPASPKESSPKAGSPKAESPKSEFPKPASPKESSPKAGSPKAESPKSESPKPGSPKEDSPKASSPKAESPKSESTKPDSPKTESLKLDTPKPAEDKKSDSADDKKTKDAAMNGDVDKSSPKEEEKKRGEGNDVIINGVDESPVKDDGSQKVVITKTVETITTGEDGMQQVTKSVTVTETVKEVEEVLQEKMVSTVKTETHSSQSIKQVTEAD